The proteins below are encoded in one region of Amycolatopsis magusensis:
- a CDS encoding RNA polymerase sigma factor, with protein MRTATNTSPAPRPDSSDPPTDAALLAGTRTDFATVFDRHAAEIYRYCARRIGTDAVDDAVADTFTIAYERRARFDATRSSALPWLYGIATNVLRRYRAAEARHRKLIQHESEASAEPTAERAVSRADADTAIRALAGELDKVPRRQRDVLYLYAAGLSYADIATALEIPIGTVMSRLHRARTRLRAALLAQGITGTTLEGPA; from the coding sequence GTGCGAACAGCCACGAACACCTCACCAGCACCTCGTCCGGACAGCTCGGACCCGCCCACGGACGCCGCGCTGCTCGCGGGGACCCGGACGGACTTCGCCACGGTCTTCGACCGGCACGCCGCGGAGATTTACCGGTACTGCGCCCGGCGCATCGGCACCGACGCCGTGGACGACGCGGTGGCCGACACCTTCACGATCGCCTACGAACGCCGGGCCCGCTTCGACGCGACCCGGTCCAGCGCCCTGCCCTGGTTATACGGCATCGCGACCAACGTCCTGCGCCGCTACCGGGCCGCGGAAGCCCGGCACCGCAAGCTAATTCAGCACGAGTCCGAGGCGTCTGCGGAGCCGACGGCCGAGCGCGCCGTCTCCCGCGCGGACGCTGACACCGCGATCCGAGCGCTGGCCGGTGAGCTGGACAAAGTGCCCCGACGGCAGCGGGACGTGCTCTACCTCTATGCCGCCGGCCTGAGCTACGCCGACATCGCGACCGCGCTGGAAATCCCGATCGGCACGGTCATGTCCCGGCTGCACCGGGCGCGGACCCGACTGCGCGCCGCCCTGCTCGCGCAGGGCATCACCGGCACCACCCTGGAGGGACCAGCATGA
- a CDS encoding CU044_5270 family protein: MTDPAEHRAVDTALRRYHRAGPRPAPADLALIRQRVLLRTADPGTRGVPGWSLRRVAVAAAASAVVAGVAATAVAVWPSGSPSGTVAGAPPGTGTAATGRSGANATDDAITEAITGADSAPATVDLVVRRVANAQPLDLRHGGYLYTARHDVSVQSATGVDGSAHYVTEEVSERWSAVDAGTLPELIKSTRGLNARPLTPEDGARLAAYGTDYTTVITSTYDPATDPKGDPGPAPEPSLVNPTPAYLASLPTDPERLRAVLRAEAAGDGAAADADHLIFKRVSALATAADALLSPELRSALYRVLAGLPGIERVPGRVDLSGRVGVAIAETDRHGRRTEIVIDPVSTRMIGFRTVALTGIDGIPAGTVLFSATSDQKVVAHQGDK, translated from the coding sequence ATGACCGATCCGGCAGAGCACCGCGCCGTCGACACGGCGCTGCGCCGCTACCACCGCGCCGGCCCCCGACCGGCGCCCGCCGACTTGGCCCTCATCCGCCAGCGCGTACTGCTGCGCACCGCCGACCCGGGAACCAGGGGAGTGCCCGGCTGGTCCCTGCGCCGGGTGGCAGTGGCCGCCGCGGCTTCGGCCGTCGTGGCCGGAGTGGCGGCCACCGCCGTCGCGGTGTGGCCGAGCGGGTCGCCGTCCGGCACCGTCGCCGGTGCGCCACCCGGCACGGGGACGGCCGCCACCGGCCGGTCCGGCGCCAACGCGACCGACGACGCGATCACCGAGGCGATCACGGGCGCGGACTCCGCGCCGGCGACCGTGGACCTGGTCGTGCGGCGGGTCGCCAACGCCCAGCCCCTGGACCTCCGCCACGGCGGCTATCTCTACACCGCTCGACACGATGTGTCCGTGCAGTCCGCGACCGGCGTGGACGGCTCGGCCCACTACGTGACCGAAGAGGTGTCCGAGCGGTGGAGCGCGGTCGACGCGGGAACCCTGCCCGAGCTCATCAAGTCGACCCGTGGCCTGAACGCGCGACCGCTCACCCCGGAGGACGGTGCCCGGCTGGCCGCGTACGGCACCGACTACACCACGGTCATCACGTCCACCTACGACCCGGCGACCGACCCCAAGGGCGACCCAGGTCCGGCGCCGGAGCCCAGCCTGGTCAATCCGACGCCTGCCTACCTGGCCTCGTTGCCCACCGACCCCGAGCGGCTGCGGGCGGTGCTGCGGGCTGAGGCGGCCGGCGACGGCGCCGCGGCCGACGCCGACCACCTGATCTTCAAGCGGGTGTCCGCGCTGGCCACTGCGGCCGACGCGCTCCTGTCACCGGAACTGCGGTCCGCCCTGTACCGGGTGCTGGCCGGGTTGCCCGGGATCGAACGGGTGCCCGGCCGGGTCGACCTCTCCGGCCGGGTTGGGGTGGCGATCGCCGAGACCGATCGCCACGGCAGGCGCACGGAGATCGTGATCGACCCGGTCAGCACCCGCATGATCGGTTTCCGGACCGTGGCGCTGACCGGGATCGACGGCATCCCGGCGGGGACCGTGCTGTTCTCCGCCACCTCCGACCAGAAGGTCGTCGCACACCAGGGGGACAAGTGA
- a CDS encoding universal stress protein: MNRIVVGVDGSDGAREAVLWAARTAADRGLELHIVHGQRVVEFAYGGGLAGAAGVFEAIRAEAVQIIADAVEQAKSVSDALVVTTEMPVDHPVVLLNELSRTADMVVVGGTGHSGFAGVLAGSTAVRVASHAHCPVAVIRKAPDADTVPVSGPVVVGVDGSPNSEKAIAVAFAEASARGAALVAMHAWTDTTYDYYYGSARLMVAWESFAEEEERLLAQRLAGWREKYPDVEVRKELLKDRPRHALLAAAEDARLVVVGSHGRGGFRGMLLGSTSLALVQHANCPVLVVRPEKNR, from the coding sequence ATGAACAGGATCGTTGTCGGTGTGGATGGGTCGGACGGCGCCAGGGAAGCGGTGTTGTGGGCCGCGCGGACTGCCGCCGACCGCGGGCTGGAGTTGCACATCGTGCACGGGCAGCGGGTGGTCGAATTCGCCTACGGGGGCGGATTGGCCGGCGCCGCCGGTGTTTTCGAGGCCATCCGGGCCGAGGCGGTGCAGATCATCGCCGACGCGGTGGAGCAGGCGAAGTCGGTGTCGGACGCGCTGGTGGTCACCACGGAGATGCCGGTCGACCATCCGGTGGTGCTGCTGAACGAACTGTCCAGGACGGCGGACATGGTCGTGGTGGGCGGGACCGGGCACAGCGGCTTCGCCGGGGTGCTGGCGGGGTCCACGGCGGTCAGGGTGGCCAGCCACGCCCACTGCCCGGTCGCGGTGATCCGGAAGGCCCCCGATGCCGACACCGTCCCGGTCAGCGGTCCGGTGGTGGTCGGGGTGGACGGCAGTCCGAACAGTGAGAAGGCGATCGCCGTCGCTTTCGCCGAGGCGTCGGCGCGGGGCGCGGCGCTGGTGGCCATGCACGCCTGGACCGACACGACCTACGACTACTACTACGGTTCGGCCCGGCTCATGGTGGCCTGGGAATCGTTCGCCGAAGAGGAGGAGCGGCTGCTGGCGCAGCGGCTGGCGGGGTGGCGGGAGAAGTACCCCGATGTCGAGGTGCGCAAGGAACTGCTCAAGGACCGCCCCCGGCACGCGCTGCTGGCCGCCGCCGAGGACGCGCGACTGGTCGTGGTGGGCAGCCACGGACGCGGGGGTTTCCGGGGCATGCTGCTGGGGTCGACCAGCCTGGCGCTGGTGCAGCACGCGAACTGCCCGGTGCTGGTGGTCCGCCCGGAGAAGAACCGATGA
- a CDS encoding phosphoketolase family protein — translation MTAVRARSETLTATELEAVDALWRAANYLSAGQIYLMANALLREPLRPEHVKPRLLGHWGTSPGLNFVYAHLNRAILTHDFDALFVTGPGHGGPALLANTWLEGTYTEAWPEVTRNAEGMEELFRQFSFPGGVPSHVAPQVPGSIHEGGELGYSLAHAYGAAFDNPGLVVACVIGDGEAETGPLATSWHANKFLDPRRDGAVLPILHLNGYKIANPTVLARIPHAELDALLRGYGYTPHYVEGHEPAEMHQAMAATLDAVLGEIRAAKQSGHRPSWPMIVLRSPKGWTGPSVVDGVPVEGTWRAHQVPLSGVRQNPGHLRQLEAWLRSYRPEELFDDEGRPTAQVTALIPAGVRRMGASPHANGGLVLQPLSLPDPEEHAVAVPRPGGTSAEPTRVLGRYLREVFAANADKANFRLFGPDETASNRLDAVYEVTGKAWQAGIEPVDEHLEAGGRVLEVLSEHLCQGWLEGYLLSGRHGLFSCYEAFVHIVDSMLNQHVKWLKVHRGIPWRRPVASLNYLLTSHVWRQDHNGFSHQDPGFVDHVANKSAEVVRVYLPPDANTLLHVMHHCLRSRDYVNVVVAGKNDTPNWLDGEQAALHCARGAGIWEWAGSHHDRPPDVVLGCAGDAPTIEVLAAAELLRELLPELAVRVVNVVDLMRLQPEVEHPHGMGDREFDALFTPDRPVIFAYHGYPWLIHRLAYRRTNHHNFHVRGYTENGTTTTPFDMLVLNRMDRFQLVIDVIDRVPGLAATAGVVRQRMTEARERHSRWIRRHGEDLPEIRDWAWTGER, via the coding sequence ATGACCGCGGTGCGCGCGCGCTCGGAGACCCTCACCGCCACCGAGCTGGAAGCCGTGGACGCGTTGTGGCGAGCGGCGAACTACCTGTCGGCCGGGCAGATCTACCTGATGGCCAACGCGCTGCTGCGTGAACCGTTGCGGCCGGAACACGTGAAGCCGAGGCTGCTCGGGCATTGGGGTACCTCGCCCGGGCTGAACTTCGTCTACGCCCATCTGAACCGCGCCATCCTGACCCACGACTTCGACGCGCTGTTCGTCACCGGTCCCGGTCACGGTGGTCCGGCACTGCTGGCCAACACCTGGCTGGAGGGCACCTACACCGAGGCGTGGCCCGAGGTCACGCGGAATGCCGAGGGCATGGAGGAGCTGTTCCGCCAGTTCTCCTTCCCCGGCGGCGTGCCCAGCCACGTCGCGCCGCAGGTTCCCGGGTCCATCCACGAAGGCGGTGAGCTGGGGTATTCGCTGGCGCACGCCTACGGTGCCGCGTTCGACAACCCCGGCCTGGTGGTGGCCTGCGTGATCGGCGACGGTGAGGCCGAGACCGGGCCACTGGCCACCAGTTGGCACGCGAACAAGTTCCTCGACCCGCGCCGCGACGGCGCGGTGCTGCCGATCCTGCACCTCAACGGGTACAAGATCGCCAATCCCACCGTCCTGGCGAGGATCCCGCACGCCGAGCTGGACGCACTGCTGCGCGGGTACGGCTACACGCCGCACTACGTCGAAGGCCACGAGCCCGCCGAGATGCATCAGGCCATGGCGGCGACCTTGGATGCGGTCCTGGGCGAGATCCGGGCCGCGAAGCAGTCGGGGCACCGGCCCAGCTGGCCGATGATCGTGCTGCGCAGCCCCAAGGGCTGGACCGGTCCGTCCGTTGTGGACGGTGTACCGGTGGAGGGCACCTGGCGCGCGCATCAGGTGCCGCTGTCCGGCGTGCGGCAGAACCCCGGACACCTGCGCCAGCTGGAGGCGTGGCTGCGGTCCTACCGCCCCGAGGAACTCTTCGACGACGAGGGCCGCCCGACGGCACAGGTCACCGCGCTGATCCCGGCCGGGGTGCGGCGGATGGGCGCCAGCCCGCACGCCAACGGCGGACTGGTTCTCCAGCCGTTGTCGCTGCCGGATCCCGAGGAGCACGCCGTGGCGGTGCCGCGGCCGGGCGGCACCTCCGCCGAGCCCACCCGCGTGCTGGGCCGGTACCTGCGGGAGGTGTTCGCGGCCAACGCGGACAAGGCGAACTTCCGGCTCTTCGGTCCCGACGAGACGGCGTCGAACCGGCTGGACGCGGTGTACGAGGTCACCGGCAAGGCCTGGCAGGCCGGGATCGAACCGGTGGACGAGCACCTCGAAGCCGGCGGGCGGGTGCTGGAGGTGCTGTCCGAGCACCTGTGCCAGGGCTGGCTGGAAGGCTATCTGCTCTCCGGACGCCACGGCCTGTTCTCCTGCTACGAAGCCTTCGTGCACATCGTCGACTCGATGCTCAACCAGCACGTCAAGTGGCTGAAGGTGCACCGGGGGATCCCGTGGCGGCGGCCGGTCGCGTCGCTGAACTACCTGCTCACCTCCCACGTGTGGCGCCAGGACCACAACGGTTTCTCCCACCAGGACCCCGGTTTCGTCGACCACGTCGCGAACAAGAGCGCCGAGGTCGTGCGCGTGTACCTCCCGCCGGACGCGAACACCCTGCTACACGTGATGCACCACTGCCTGCGCAGCCGGGACTACGTCAACGTGGTGGTGGCGGGAAAGAACGACACGCCCAACTGGCTCGACGGCGAACAGGCCGCGCTGCACTGCGCCCGTGGGGCCGGCATCTGGGAATGGGCCGGCTCGCACCACGACCGGCCACCGGACGTGGTGCTCGGCTGCGCGGGGGACGCCCCGACCATCGAGGTCCTCGCGGCGGCCGAGTTGCTGCGCGAACTGCTGCCGGAGCTGGCGGTGCGGGTGGTCAACGTGGTCGACCTGATGCGGCTGCAGCCGGAGGTCGAGCACCCGCACGGCATGGGGGACCGGGAGTTCGACGCGCTGTTCACCCCGGACCGGCCGGTGATCTTCGCCTACCACGGCTATCCCTGGCTGATCCACCGGCTGGCCTACCGCCGGACCAACCACCACAACTTCCACGTCCGGGGCTACACCGAGAACGGCACCACGACCACCCCGTTCGACATGCTGGTGCTCAACCGGATGGACCGCTTCCAGCTGGTCATCGACGTGATCGACCGCGTGCCCGGCCTGGCCGCCACGGCCGGGGTCGTCCGCCAGCGGATGACCGAAGCCAGGGAACGGCACAGCCGGTGGATCCGGCGCCACGGCGAGGACCTGCCCGAAATCCGTGACTGGGCCTGGACGGGCGAGCGATGA
- a CDS encoding acetate/propionate family kinase: MRILTLNPGSSSLKASLVDDGVAHGWATWELAEARDDARAVRDALGRWADLDAVAVRFVHGGARKEPTLLDDSRLAALDRLVPLAPVHQPLSLAVARTVRQTRPELPVVACFDTAFHATLPEAAAHYPLPRAWTRQNRLRRYGFHGLSCQYAVRRAAELLGRSVTGLQLVCCHVGAGVSVTAVKNGHSVDTSMGFTPLEGAMMATRSGSVDPGLLLHVMSTAQMTPGEMADALNHRSGLAGMSGTNGDLRAVLAAKAAGEEDADLAYAVYLHRLRREIGAAAMSLDRLDALVFTGGVAEFQPDVIRAVAGGLPVLGVHAGDVTPPAGEDGVLSEPGAPVAVLTVVPREDLEIAQGAQDMLSTQGALR, translated from the coding sequence TTGCGGATCCTGACCTTGAACCCGGGCTCGTCCAGCCTCAAAGCGTCGCTGGTGGACGACGGCGTCGCGCACGGCTGGGCGACCTGGGAACTGGCCGAAGCGCGGGACGACGCGCGCGCGGTGCGCGACGCCTTGGGACGCTGGGCCGACCTCGATGCCGTGGCCGTCCGGTTCGTGCACGGCGGAGCCCGGAAAGAACCCACGCTGCTCGACGACTCCCGCCTGGCCGCACTGGATCGGCTGGTGCCGCTGGCACCGGTGCACCAGCCCCTCTCACTGGCCGTCGCGCGCACCGTCCGGCAGACCCGGCCCGAACTGCCGGTGGTCGCCTGCTTCGACACCGCGTTCCACGCGACCCTGCCCGAGGCCGCGGCCCACTACCCGCTGCCGCGTGCGTGGACCCGGCAGAACCGGTTGCGCCGCTACGGGTTCCACGGCCTGTCGTGCCAGTACGCCGTCCGGCGCGCCGCGGAACTGCTGGGCCGGAGCGTGACGGGGCTGCAGCTGGTCTGCTGCCACGTCGGCGCCGGCGTCTCGGTCACCGCGGTCAAGAACGGGCACAGCGTCGACACCAGCATGGGCTTCACCCCGCTGGAAGGCGCGATGATGGCCACGCGGTCCGGTTCGGTCGATCCCGGGCTGCTGCTGCACGTGATGTCCACCGCGCAGATGACCCCTGGGGAGATGGCCGACGCGCTCAACCACCGGTCGGGACTCGCCGGCATGAGCGGGACCAACGGCGACCTGCGCGCGGTGCTGGCCGCGAAAGCGGCGGGCGAGGAGGACGCGGACCTCGCGTACGCGGTCTACCTGCACCGGCTGCGCCGTGAGATCGGCGCGGCGGCGATGAGCCTGGACCGGCTGGACGCCCTGGTGTTCACCGGTGGCGTCGCCGAATTCCAACCGGACGTCATCCGCGCCGTGGCCGGTGGCCTGCCGGTGCTCGGCGTGCACGCCGGCGACGTGACCCCGCCTGCCGGGGAGGACGGCGTGCTGAGCGAGCCGGGAGCACCGGTCGCCGTGCTGACCGTCGTGCCACGCGAAGACCTCGAAATCGCGCAAGGCGCACAGGACATGCTGTCCACGCAAGGCGCGCTGCGGTGA
- a CDS encoding universal stress protein: MSVNSAVVVGVDESATSMNAVRWAAAVAAQRNRELRLVHVIDDILLSLPRPLPTQENLHEVVLARGHRLLAKAREAAREVAPEVKLHVELARGRAMDVLRGESETAGLLVLGTPGLRPLGRFLVGSVTIALSAHAACPVAVVRAHVGEDAPPAEGAVVVGVDGSPSSEQAIEVAFEEASWRGAPLVAVHSWDEPFIAAIFEEARLLLDRPLVEAHEREVLSQRLAGWREKFPEVHVDPVVARGSASERLLEYADRAQLLVVGSRGRGGLSGMLLGSTSQTVLSYALCPVIVARPAAGGKS; encoded by the coding sequence ATGTCCGTGAATTCCGCGGTGGTGGTCGGTGTCGACGAGTCGGCGACGTCGATGAACGCGGTGCGCTGGGCCGCGGCCGTGGCCGCGCAGCGCAATCGTGAACTGCGCCTGGTCCACGTCATCGACGACATCCTGCTGAGCCTGCCGAGGCCGTTGCCCACGCAGGAGAACCTGCACGAGGTGGTGCTCGCGCGAGGGCACCGGCTGCTGGCCAAGGCCAGGGAAGCGGCCCGCGAAGTGGCGCCCGAGGTCAAGCTGCACGTCGAACTGGCCCGCGGACGGGCGATGGATGTGCTCCGCGGCGAGTCCGAGACGGCGGGGCTGCTGGTGCTGGGCACGCCGGGTTTGCGTCCGCTGGGCCGGTTCCTGGTCGGCTCGGTCACGATCGCCCTGTCCGCGCACGCGGCCTGCCCGGTGGCCGTGGTCCGCGCCCACGTAGGCGAAGACGCGCCTCCCGCCGAGGGCGCGGTGGTCGTCGGGGTGGACGGCTCGCCGTCCAGTGAGCAGGCCATCGAGGTCGCCTTCGAGGAGGCGTCCTGGCGGGGTGCGCCGCTGGTCGCGGTGCACAGCTGGGATGAACCGTTCATCGCCGCGATCTTCGAGGAAGCGCGACTGCTGCTGGACCGGCCCCTGGTCGAGGCGCACGAACGCGAGGTGCTTTCCCAGCGTCTGGCGGGCTGGCGGGAGAAGTTCCCCGAGGTGCACGTCGACCCGGTGGTGGCCCGCGGCAGTGCCTCGGAGCGGCTGCTCGAGTACGCCGACCGCGCCCAGTTGCTGGTGGTGGGCAGCCGCGGCCGCGGTGGCCTGAGCGGGATGCTGCTCGGCTCCACCAGCCAGACGGTGCTGTCCTACGCGCTGTGCCCGGTGATCGTGGCGCGGCCCGCCGCCGGGGGGAAGAGCTGA
- a CDS encoding CBS domain-containing protein — MRARDVMSKPVLAVAPDATVKEAADLLVHHGFTALPVLGEQRELLGVVSEADLVADRFPVQLGPTAQLVSEVMTTPARSVGAEADMADVARLMLGGHTRSVPVTEGGQVVGVVTRHDLVRALARDDEALTRDIQRRLAFFGGQGRWTVEVRNGEALVIDQFDSAADRQVATVLAQTVPGVVKARCEAATRAESGT; from the coding sequence ATGCGCGCCCGGGACGTGATGAGCAAGCCGGTGCTCGCGGTGGCTCCGGACGCGACGGTGAAGGAGGCGGCGGACCTGCTGGTCCACCACGGGTTCACCGCCCTGCCGGTGCTCGGGGAGCAGCGGGAACTGCTCGGCGTGGTGTCGGAGGCCGATCTGGTCGCCGATCGCTTCCCGGTTCAGCTGGGGCCAACGGCCCAGCTGGTCTCCGAAGTGATGACCACGCCGGCGCGCTCGGTCGGTGCCGAGGCCGACATGGCGGACGTGGCCAGGCTGATGCTGGGCGGCCACACCCGCAGCGTCCCGGTGACCGAAGGCGGGCAGGTGGTCGGCGTGGTGACCCGGCACGACCTCGTTCGCGCGCTGGCGCGCGACGACGAGGCGCTGACGCGGGACATCCAGCGCCGGCTCGCGTTCTTCGGTGGTCAGGGCCGCTGGACGGTCGAGGTGCGCAACGGCGAAGCGCTGGTGATCGATCAGTTCGACAGTGCGGCCGATCGGCAGGTGGCCACCGTGCTGGCGCAGACGGTGCCCGGCGTCGTCAAGGCCCGCTGTGAAGCCGCCACGAGAGCGGAGAGCGGTACGTGA
- a CDS encoding CPBP family intramembrane glutamic endopeptidase encodes MNLENTSPSTQKGLVGRGALVSLAGLTAVGLGFGIALAVPALRPLFDDGRVGSPDTTEFFWQTLIRIPLGTVLIEEVAFRGVLPALLGAGHRWRWGPVLGAAGLFGLWHLLPSLALVRNAAVDATFGGLPLWTISVPAMLAAAGAGVFLHWWRHTGRSLLAPMAVHLATNSGGPAVAWWVLAHR; translated from the coding sequence GTGAACCTCGAAAACACCAGCCCATCAACGCAAAAAGGCCTGGTCGGCCGAGGCGCCCTCGTCAGCCTGGCGGGCCTGACCGCGGTCGGTCTCGGCTTCGGGATCGCGCTCGCGGTACCGGCGCTGCGGCCGTTGTTCGACGACGGCCGGGTCGGCTCGCCCGATACGACCGAGTTCTTCTGGCAGACGCTCATCCGCATTCCGCTCGGCACCGTGCTGATCGAAGAGGTCGCCTTCCGCGGTGTGCTGCCCGCACTGCTCGGCGCCGGCCATCGCTGGCGGTGGGGTCCGGTCCTCGGTGCCGCCGGGCTGTTCGGGCTCTGGCACCTGCTGCCGTCATTGGCCCTGGTCCGCAACGCCGCGGTGGACGCCACCTTCGGCGGCCTGCCGTTGTGGACGATCTCCGTGCCGGCGATGCTCGCCGCGGCCGGCGCCGGGGTCTTCCTGCACTGGTGGCGCCACACCGGCCGCAGCCTGCTCGCCCCGATGGCCGTGCACCTGGCCACCAATTCCGGTGGGCCGGCCGTCGCCTGGTGGGTTCTCGCTCATCGGTGA
- a CDS encoding bifunctional aminoglycoside phosphotransferase/ATP-binding protein: MSLNDRWADVNETHIGAVFLAGEHAYKLKKPVDMGFLDFTTREARERVCHKEVELNRRLSPDVYLGVADVTGPDGGVCDHLVVMRRMPAGRRLSTVVRTGEPAAEHVHRLAHLLAAFHGKAARGPEIDAEGTAAAVRARWQASFDQVRQFRGAVLDSAEAVEIERLALTFLSGRKALFDQRVANGRIVDGHGDLLADDIFCLDDGPRVLDCLEFDDRLRYVDGLDDVAFLAMDLERLGEPALGESLLDQYTDLAGDPAPPALRHHYLAYRAFVRVKVACLRFAQGDADAAPLARAYAAIASRHLRLADVRLVLVGGLPGSGKTTLAGAIADRLGATVLSSDRVRKELSGLGAEETAAAPYGEGIYDQKHTARTYTELLRRAETLLSLGETVVLDASWTDATRRRSAARIAARTNSRLVPLQCWAPVTTAAARLATRESKLSDATPVVAERMAEQSDAWPDARTVLTAGKPADSVTQALAYVG; encoded by the coding sequence ATGTCGCTGAACGATCGCTGGGCGGACGTGAACGAAACGCACATCGGCGCGGTCTTCCTCGCCGGGGAGCACGCCTACAAGCTCAAGAAGCCGGTGGACATGGGCTTTCTCGACTTCACCACCCGGGAAGCGAGAGAACGTGTGTGCCACAAGGAAGTCGAGCTGAACCGCCGCCTCAGCCCGGATGTCTACCTCGGCGTCGCCGACGTCACCGGGCCGGACGGCGGGGTGTGCGACCACCTGGTCGTGATGCGGCGCATGCCCGCCGGCCGCCGGCTGTCCACAGTGGTGCGCACCGGGGAGCCGGCGGCCGAGCACGTGCACCGGCTGGCCCACCTGCTCGCCGCCTTCCACGGCAAGGCCGCGCGCGGCCCCGAGATCGACGCGGAGGGCACGGCCGCGGCGGTGCGCGCCCGCTGGCAGGCCAGTTTCGACCAGGTCCGGCAGTTCCGGGGAGCCGTGCTGGACTCGGCGGAGGCCGTGGAGATCGAACGCTTGGCGCTGACGTTCCTGTCGGGGCGCAAGGCCCTGTTCGACCAGCGCGTGGCGAACGGCAGGATCGTCGACGGCCACGGTGACCTGCTCGCCGACGACATCTTCTGCCTCGACGACGGACCGCGGGTGCTGGACTGCCTGGAGTTTGACGATCGGCTGCGCTACGTCGACGGGCTCGACGACGTAGCGTTCCTCGCGATGGACCTCGAACGGCTCGGCGAGCCCGCTCTCGGGGAGTCCCTGCTCGACCAGTACACCGATCTCGCCGGCGACCCCGCTCCCCCGGCGTTGCGCCACCACTACCTCGCCTACCGCGCCTTCGTGCGGGTGAAGGTGGCCTGCCTCCGATTCGCGCAGGGGGACGCCGATGCCGCGCCGCTCGCCCGGGCTTACGCCGCGATCGCGTCGCGACACCTGCGGCTGGCGGACGTGCGCCTGGTACTGGTGGGCGGGCTTCCCGGCAGCGGCAAGACCACGCTCGCCGGCGCCATCGCCGATCGCCTCGGCGCCACCGTGCTCAGCTCCGACCGGGTGCGCAAGGAACTGTCCGGTCTCGGCGCCGAGGAAACCGCGGCAGCGCCGTACGGCGAGGGCATCTACGACCAGAAGCACACCGCGCGCACCTACACCGAACTCCTCCGCCGCGCCGAAACACTGCTGTCCCTCGGCGAAACCGTCGTGCTGGACGCTTCGTGGACCGACGCCACGCGACGACGTTCGGCGGCCCGCATCGCGGCGCGCACCAACAGCAGACTGGTGCCCCTGCAGTGCTGGGCTCCGGTCACCACCGCGGCCGCCCGCCTCGCGACGCGCGAAAGCAAGCTCTCCGACGCCACGCCGGTGGTCGCCGAGCGGATGGCCGAGCAGTCCGACGCGTGGCCCGACGCGCGCACGGTGCTCACCGCCGGGAAACCGGCCGACTCGGTGACCCAGGCTCTGGCCTACGTCGGATGA
- a CDS encoding DUF2267 domain-containing protein, translating into MPEVLRGVFFDGWLPALVPIRFTTGELMGRFAMDAGVNPATARDVARAVSEVARVRFSPGQLDHALAMMPKDLRVALAGAPLS; encoded by the coding sequence TTGCCGGAGGTGTTGCGCGGGGTGTTCTTCGACGGGTGGTTGCCCGCGCTGGTGCCGATCCGGTTCACCACCGGTGAACTGATGGGCCGGTTCGCGATGGACGCCGGGGTGAACCCCGCCACCGCCCGTGACGTGGCCAGGGCGGTGTCCGAGGTGGCCCGGGTGCGGTTCTCGCCCGGCCAGTTGGACCACGCGCTGGCGATGATGCCGAAGGACCTGCGCGTGGCGCTGGCCGGGGCGCCCCTGTCCTGA
- a CDS encoding DoxX family protein — MSVREAAVVDPTRISTPAGQSIAVLRIATGLLFLWAFADKAFGWGYATPSAKAWLSGGSPTEGFLSGVHSGPFAETLRGWAGAWWADWLFMAGLLGIGVALVLGIGLRIAAVTGTLMMLLMWVAEWPPARFTDTGEATRSTNPLIEYHLIYALVLIVLAAVYAGHTWGLGHRWAQIAGDKRWLL; from the coding sequence ATGTCAGTCCGAGAAGCCGCCGTCGTCGATCCGACCCGCATCTCCACCCCGGCCGGGCAGTCGATCGCCGTGCTGCGCATCGCCACCGGTCTGCTGTTCCTGTGGGCCTTCGCGGACAAGGCGTTCGGCTGGGGTTACGCCACCCCTTCGGCGAAGGCCTGGCTCAGCGGTGGTTCGCCGACCGAGGGGTTCCTCTCCGGCGTCCACAGTGGACCGTTCGCCGAGACGCTGCGTGGCTGGGCCGGTGCCTGGTGGGCCGACTGGCTGTTCATGGCCGGCCTGCTCGGCATCGGCGTCGCGCTCGTGCTGGGCATCGGCCTGCGCATCGCCGCGGTGACCGGCACCTTGATGATGCTGCTGATGTGGGTCGCGGAATGGCCGCCCGCGCGGTTCACCGACACCGGCGAAGCCACCCGGTCCACGAACCCGCTCATCGAGTACCACCTGATCTACGCGCTCGTGCTTATCGTGCTCGCGGCCGTCTACGCCGGGCACACCTGGGGCCTGGGCCACCGCTGGGCCCAGATCGCCGGGGACAAGCGCTGGCTGCTGTGA